The sequence below is a genomic window from Coffea arabica cultivar ET-39 chromosome 4c, Coffea Arabica ET-39 HiFi, whole genome shotgun sequence.
TTATCGACTAAATGGTTACGGATTTACTGATTAAGTTATTTAGTGGTCAATTACTgatgaaaaatagtttgatggccaaaacatgatctGACCAATAATTTAGTGGCCGCTGaagttttttgccctttttaaAATCCATACAAGCACTTCGTTCAAATACTTTACAAAAACACATATCCACAATAAAATGTATtagaaaaaattcttaaataaaCAACAATCCTAACCGGTGGTGGAGCCAAGTGCAACCAAGGGAGGGCAATTACCCCTTcctaattttgaaaagtttaataGTTAAGGTaagaaattttagaattttattttttatttgttcccaataaaatttgacaaatgcaagaaaagagggaaaggAAATAGAGGAGTAAGAGAAGGAGAGGAGGATGATGGCAGGGCAAAGAGGGTGGAGGCGGCcgggaaagagagagaagggggAATGGAGGTGGAGGGGGTGGTGGCAAAAGTGAGGGGCAAATGGTGGCAGAGAGCAGCGATACTAGAGGTGGGGGCGACAGTGATGGAGGAGGTGATATGATGAGGAATAATGGTGGTGAAAGAGGGAAAAAGATGTGTGTTTTTAGTATTTTGGGtgtatttttgatgttttgacATATGTTTttataaaagggaaaatcatttaaaacgtccctcacattttgcaagatgacttttttcattatttacttttaaaagtgtaattttacgtcctttacaaattcatcttgatcaaatttggtctcTACTTAGATTTCCGACTAATTTTTAGTCGGAATCTActacgtgccttgcacgtgatcatttttttaaggacaaaattgttaaatcaaattttacataatccaATTCATAGTCCCTCATATTTCGCAAAATGCattttttcatccataacaatttacaaaatgaattagtttgtcccttacatttcacaaaatgaattttttcatctctcacatttttcaaaatgaattttttcatctttcattgatcatgtgtacaaatagttttttttttctttaaatccatgtatatatctatttgatttcgccTTAATAGTACGAATACCATGTAATATATCTTTAGTTAATTTCACTTAAACAGGTTAATCGTAATTGTAATATGCTAttcaacatatatatatatatatatatatatacaggggtttaaaactaataattttgttttaaaccaagCATATATCTAGATGATTTCAGCATAtgaacctattcaatatttgtgactTTTGTCTTTcagtaataatttatttattgagttgtataataaAACCATCTAATTAATATGTCTTAACTTAAATTCTATAGTCGTGCTAACAAATTGcagtttaaatttgaaatttctattCACCACTTTTAGGACCAACATTTGAATTATTTGCTTtgtgattgttttaaaatttgaaagtgccaatcacttacttttttttgtcatacttttcctttgtttatttttttgtccaaatttaattcaaaataaatactcgataatgtttagaattaaatgtcttctttgttttcaattttcgagTAACGAAATGAATATGAAtgaaaaactaataattttttaaaaatccatgtatatatctatttgatttcacctgaacagtatgaatagcatgtaatatatatctatttgatttcgctaggtgaaatcaaatagagatatataaTGTGGTATTCGTActgtttaggtgaaatcaaacatatatatatacatgtgtttaaaaaaatttattcgcACACATGATCAATagggataaaaaaaattcattgggAAAAATGTGACggatgaaaaattcattttgtgaaatatgagagacgaaaaaaattattttgtgaaatgtgagggactataaatcgaattatataaaatttgattgacaattatgtccttcaaaaaatgaACACATGCAAGGCACGTAGTGGATTTCGGTCAAAAACTAGTCCGAAACTTAGGTAtatgtaaaattacacttttaaaagtgaaggacgaaaaaagttattttgcaaaatgtgatattttgaacgatttttcctttATAAAATTTGAACTTGGGATGTTCTAATAAGTTACTGTAGCAATGTAGATAAGTTTGTAATAAAACTTTATCTATAAAAAATACCTAAAAAAATGATCATAATAAAACTTTGTTTATTAAAAACATGCAAGAAAAAAGGACGATAATAATGTGAGTTGTAATAAAATACTGTTGCCCCACCCAAAAAATAGGTACGCTACATGCAGCGCGGTCGGTATCCCGCCCCTTCGTAAAGGACTAGTAATCAAATTATAAGGCAAAGTACAGAAATAGATATAGATAGGGCAAAGTACAGAAATAGGAGACACCAAATAATACGAGTTATACTTGATAGGGCAAAGTAGAGAAATAGCAGACGACAATAATATGAGTTGTACGTTGATTAGGAAGAAATCAACTATTATTAGTTGTACATTGATTAGGAAGAAATCAACTATTTTAAGTAAACGAATAACTCATGTAATAATTGATCCATTCGTACATGGACATCTAAGTCTATGGTTACAAGGGAGAGGAAGAAATCAACTATTTTTAGTGAACAAATAACTCGATTAACAATTGATATATTCTTATATAGAGACCTAAGTCTATGGTTAAAAGAGGAGAGGACAAAGAAATTTGCATTAatagaaaggaaaaaacaaaaatgctaCATAAAGTAGAGAAACAAACGACTAAAGGATTGTCATTTTCTGCCaaaaaattgcatcatttttcgTGAttacatttccctattacctttttctcttacatacatcaaatcgctacagtaacttttccatgaaaaatgacggaaaatgcaatctaaACGGAGCCTAAGTATCATAACATAGAAGTCGATGTATCTACCAATGTTGTGGTTGTGGTCTTTGCTGCAACTTGACCCTTATTTAATAGACGTAGAGGTAAGTTAACTACTCTAGAATGGACCACAAGTTCAAAGAGCACAAGTTTAAACGGTTGTAGAAAAATTGCTTGGATTCATTTTGTTCAAACATATAAAATATAATCTCATTTGTTCAAAATGTAATTCACTTTCAACAAtttacaaatataaaacaaaaatttgtgGAGCGCACACATAGTGCAAAATTAATTTAGAAAATGTGATTGAaccttactttttttttaatcaaatcatGACCGTTAACGTTTAGGGACGGTTGCTACCTATCCCATTTTGCTCTAGAAGCGTTAGAGACGGGGATAGCTACAAAAAAGTTGGATGGCTTATTAAGGATAACTCATTATCCTTCCAAAATTAACCTTTTTGGAATATGGGCGCCAACAAAATCAACGTGTGCAATAATGATTGTTGGCCATCACAAAAGACTTAAAGTCTCGGTGGAGTGGGAGGTTAAGAGTTTAAATCTTGCCTCCTATCACTTGTAACTATATGTGATTTCTCCAAATTCATACGGGTGCGTAATGTATCTATTTGATATGTGGTTCAGCCCCGTCTATTTAGGCTCAGTTGTGTTTTTCCTAAAATAAGTTAGATTAAGAATAGAGTAGATAAGTGATgagtgatttaaaaaaaaaatacaaaaccaATGTGCAAAAGAAGTTCATAGTGTACAAATTGAAGGACCAAGGATAGGAACAGTCAATAGAGAAATTATCCGGAccaattttgttcattttgccCAAGATGTAACTCAATTTGTACACGATGTAACTTATTTTGCACAACATGTAACTatagaataaaattttgtaaGTTTTCATACATGATGTGAAAAATAATGTACCAATTGAAATCTAGACATTAttttttttgatcaaattttaaCCATCAACCTtccggaacgattgcttttcgTACCCCATTTCCCAATAATGGCTGTTAGCTATTACAAAAAACTTAAAGTTTCGATAGAATGGGAGGCCAACATTCAAACCTTACCTCCCATCCCTTGACAGTATATATAGTTCTTCCAAATTTATACGGTTGCGTTGTGTACTTATTTGGTCCGTGGTTCAGTCCCATCTATTTCTCAATAGGCTCAGTTAGACTTCTCCCAGAATATGTTGGAATAAGAATAGAGCAGGTAAGTGAcgagtgataaaaaaaaaaaaaccaatctGCAAAGAAGTTCATAGGGTACAAATTGACGGTTGGAAGTCGAAGAATCCTGATTGGTGGCGACTGGTGAGTGTACGAGACTCGTCCTGGCAAGCACTAGCAAATAATTTACCCACGTTTGGGAAAAGAGAGAAGCCCGATCATCATCATGCTTGTAGCGTGGCAAAGTGCTAAAGGACAAAAGACACAGCTGACGTGGGACACGGCTGCCACCGAGTCTTCATCCCATGTATCGGAGCTTCCTGCTTCCCGCAGGTGCTGGCCACACGCCCATCCTCAACTCCTCACATTCCCCAGCCACGCCCGACACGACCCATTTAGACCGACGTGATACTCTCCCGACTCAATCTCCTCGCAACCCTCTTCGTTAAATCACAAGGGTCAGTCTTGGATTGCTTAAATCTATTGTTTGTCACACACAATTTCTTGATCTTTTCTTGCCTTCCTGCTCTTGGgtctttctgtttttttttttttttttttttttttttgtacttccTTGATTGAGACCTCATTTGATAGGGCTGTATTTCTCagccaaaaggaaaaaatcaacTTTCAGCTTAATTTCTTCCATCGTTTCATTTTCTTGGGAAGCAGATTATAGGAGACTAGCTCTGGTTTTTCCCTTAAAAATTAGGTATTATAGGCGCTTTTAACGAATTGAAATAccatttctttatttggttTTTGTCATCCATGTCTTCTGTGCTGACAGGTGAAGGGGATTAAAGGATAATACAGAGTTGTGGGTCCAGTTTTATGGCTCTTTGCCTAGTATATGGTGTGTTGAACTCCAATTTCTGATCTttgtctgttttttttttttctcttttcacgATGACAGGGTGTTTGTAATTGAAATCTAATCTGCTAAAGCATCACTAGCTAGCGGAGAAATGAGCATGAGTTCAGAGGAAAGTCCTGAATCAACACTTGAACCCGTCAGCAGGGTGGTCCAGACACCAACAACCAAGTAAGCACTTGAATTTATAAGAGCATTTATTTGTAATTACTtgttgagtatatatatattttttttacatttatTAGAGTAGAACAAGGGAGGGATTCTTGGATTATATTCAACCATAGCTGCTTTGATCATGATGTATATAATCTAGTTTTGGGTTACCAGTCAACATCAGAGATATGAACGGCTTATATCTTGACAATAGATGCTAAGGAATTATGTAAAACTTGATATAGTTCTTTTCTTAACATAACGCTTATCTTAATGGATATGTTGTACTTTTAGATTTCTCAATTTTGTTGATGCAAAGATTATATGATTTGATTGGGAAGTGCGTTAGCTGTCAATAGATCTGATACGGTTATGTGTTGTTAATCTATGGATAGTTTAAAAAGGAAGAATACATTAGGAAAAATAAAAGTATGGTACGATACATCAAACAGGTATCTTTGTTGGGGATAAATGAGGCACTTGATTTTCCTACCAATAGCAGTTTGCCTCTgcattcatttgaaatcataGTTAGCATTATTTGGCCCAAGCTTGCTATAATGCCTCCCTTATGAGCATAATAACATCTCGAATCGTTCTGTCATGAGACATCCATGAAACTGCTTCATGCCAAATACCTTCTTCTATTCTCTGTGGTTAAGTTGTTCTTTGCAGGACATACTCCCTTGGTGTGTTTCTGGCATTTAACCATAAGCAATGGATTGCTTTCCTTGTAAGTTTACTTAATAGAATTCAGAGACCAGTTAGCAAATTTTGGTATTCAAGAAAGTAAATGTTTCTCACCTTCAAAATTTGAAGAATGTATTTAATCTTTTCCAATAGGCAGTTTGATGTCCTTTGGTGGCTTGTGTCTTTAAAgttgaaatgaatcttatttATGGGAATTTAACAGTTACTTGTATGGTTTTCTATGTTATTCATGTGAAACCCATTGCTCCTGTTCACCCCCGTCTCATGGCATGGCCAAAGGGCAATTTTGTTCCTGCAAGTAGGTTCTTCGTTTTAGATCTGCTAAGATATTGATGTGGAAAACATCGTAGGACTGAGAATGTCTCATTGTAATAGAAGTTTTGAGGCTTGTTTTGTAATTTGCATCATTGCTGGGAAACATTTTTAGAAATACTAGTGAGTTCTATGTCATTTTATAACAGGTCAAGCTTGTCTTGTATATTGCTTAGATATATCTAAAAACCATGCTTACACTGCAGGTGCCAGTCCGGCAGGAAGCATCAGGGGAAAGTGCCAAAAAGAATTCACAAGGCTGAGAGGGAGAAAATGAAGCGGGAGCACTTAAATGACCTCTTCCTCTCTTTGGCCAATGCTCTCGGTAAGTCCCTGGTTCTCTAAATTTCTTAATGTTCTAGTGATTCTGTCTTCCTCTTTCTACATCTTTCCATGAAAAAGCCCAATGATCGATCCTCGTTCAATTCCCAAAAGTGCAAACAATACGAACAGTTTGAATGAAATGGATTTTATGTAATTTTATCTTGCAGAAGTGTCTGAGGAGACAAATGGAAAGGCTTCTGTATTAAGTGAAGCTATTAGATTTGTGAAGGACATGCTTGCTCAGATTGAGTCTCTTAGAAGTGAAAATGCAGCTTTATCATCAGAATCTCAATATGTGGGTATTTTAGATCCTCAACTGGTATCTCTAGATGTCAATACAAATGTTTAATATGTCCTTATGTTAAAATATCATCCCGTTGTAACAACAGATGACTATGGAAAAGGAGGAGCTCCAAGACGAGACTAATTCTTTAGAGTCTCAAATTGCGGAACTGCAAAATCAGGTAAGAGAGAGAGTAGGCGAAGCAGAACTTGACTTGAATGCAACTCCTGGAGGTCAGTTCGATGGGTCAACACCACATCAAGTTGATGATTGCTTCAGATTTCCTGCTCTAGGGCCTGCAATTCAGCAACCTCAAAATGTAAAACCTGTATACGTCATCCCATTATGTTCCGATCCCAGTGTTTTCCAACAGCCTGGTAATGCGGAGACCGCTTCGAGCCCTCTAACAACGGTGAGCAAACCACAAGCTAGGTACCCCACTCCTGCTGATACATGGACATCGCAACTCCTTGAAAAGCATCCTGATTTAGGTGGAGGAGATGAACATTGTGGTGGCCGCAGCTGTTAATATACGGTCCATAAGCCCAAATAGAGTACTCACATAGTTGCACTTCTAGTTCCCTTAGTTTCTCAACTTGCAGTTTACTGCTTTTTAGTTTAGTTGGGTATGCTTTTATGGCAAATACAATTTGAATGTTTTCATGTTTGAGAGGGTGGAAGAATTGACTCTGATGTCTTTTTAGTATCCAGCAAAATCATCAATCTATTGTAGCATTGGAAATAGATAAGATGTCCAAACAATGCATGATCCTGAAGCAATGCATCCACTTTCCTCGAGGTGTTTCCCACTGCCTGCAAAACACAAGATCTAGTTCAGGAGCACTGctgcttccttttcttcttccaccAGTTTTACAGACGTCCTTAGTTTGCTTTTTGAACACAAATATCCTGCATGACATGACTGTTACTATTCTTGATCATCTATTCTATTGTTTGTAGTTTTGTCCTTTGAGTGAGTCGCTGAGAGgatacataatttttttttttacgacaCGGGGTATCCGGGCTTTCGACCTAACTAATTCCCCTGTGGCTCGGGAAAGGGCACCATAATCCACTTTGAGCATGGTAACTATAGGCATTGGCGGAGCTAGAAAAAAATCTTAGTGGGGgcaaaaataatattaaaattttttatttactctttttctagttttttaagcaaaaaaaaaaaaattaccaacaagtacaaatgatacgtatatttcatgaaaaacataaaaagataaactcaaaattattaatgtaataataattgtatttcaaaaacaaactaagctatttacaattgctcacgacgagttttcatattttgataatggtttgtaattttatcattttggaCTTCACaaagtatatttttctcaatataagtAACCAAACTAAATTTTGTGACTCattcttttacattttttctaaaaaaaactcTGAGGGCACActtaaaattatgtcaaaattgtataagtattataggaatttaaggCCCCACCTTAAATCCGCCCCTGACTATAGGATTCGAACACTGATCGATGTCTTAAATAAGGACTACATGACCGGCCGAGCTAACCGTGGGGTGAGAGGATACATAATTAAGTAGACAAATTTGTGAACGGGCTTTCCGCGATGTGTTATTAGACCTGATAGCCATTGATGATTGTAGAATTGCAATTTCATAATTAAGTGAGTTACACTTGTACCACTTAAGCCTCCTTTTCTTGGAATTTCCCAATTTTAAAGTACAGTTTGCTAAACAATAGACTtggaggaagaaaaaaacccaTTTTCCCTTAAAATTGATGGACTAGATgacaaatttgattttagatcagaaaaaagtgaaaagcataTAGAAATGCTGTTTAGAAAATGATATCCATAAGGGAAGAGGTCGCTTTTCAACTAACAGCACATTCGTTTCCAAAGCAGATTCTGTCTTTTCCTACATGAGAACACGACTTCTTTTAGGAAATGGATCCAATAACCAATCATGCAGAATCTAGAAGAAAGTGGCCTTATTGTTAATTTCTTTGATTACTGGCCATTTTCTTTGCGCTATCATCAGGGTTCAGGTCCAGTAGGTGACCTGTCCCACCCAACCCATCATTACCAACAATTGCAATAAAATCTGTACTCTTTCTATCAATTAATGTCATCCAAGTAGATTTGTTTGGGGTTGGGAGCCTTCCGGGAGGTTGGGAGTGTAACACTTACCCTTTCACCTTCTGTGTCAAAACTGCCTTCTACGGTTTCGTATCCCACATCGATAAACTCCGCGGGGGTGGAATTGGGAGGGTATATTAGTCTCCTGTGGATCCTTCAAAAGTTTTGTTGGCTTTTGAGGGTTGCTCGGGGTTAAGGTTAGTATAAACTGTCAAGAATCTACAGTGCTCGACAAACAAAAAGTAGtagatttgtttggatagagtattatttgaaataattattgtaatattttttgtgatgtcatatatgtgagataaaaaaatgattgaaaatttaaaaaaaatgggttaaaaaatatgtttataatgcaagtaaaatattatttgagataatttcacTGTCCAAACACGGTTCAACTTTCATTTGATTTCGTACAgagttttgaaaatattttcttagaacTTGtcttaaaatattttcttaaatgAAGTAATTGTGGCCAAGATTTTATCTCACTGCTAGTTTGAACGAGTTTTTATGTGCAACAACAGttagttttatatttttgagtCTGAGTTAGAAAAATCAACGAATACttacgtttggattgcaatttttcaaaaaaaaaaaatttgctacaTTTTtcgtaaacacatttttcaattacctttttatctcacaaatatcaaataactacagtaatttttttta
It includes:
- the LOC113738471 gene encoding transcription factor bHLH47 produces the protein MSMSSEESPESTLEPVSRVVQTPTTKCQSGRKHQGKVPKRIHKAEREKMKREHLNDLFLSLANALEVSEETNGKASVLSEAIRFVKDMLAQIESLRSENAALSSESQYMTMEKEELQDETNSLESQIAELQNQVRERVGEAELDLNATPGGQFDGSTPHQVDDCFRFPALGPAIQQPQNVKPVYVIPLCSDPSVFQQPGNAETASSPLTTVSKPQARYPTPADTWTSQLLEKHPDLGGGDEHCGGRSC